The proteins below come from a single Pleuronectes platessa chromosome 1, fPlePla1.1, whole genome shotgun sequence genomic window:
- the vps13c gene encoding intermembrane lipid transfer protein VPS13C — MVFESLVSDLLNRFIGDYVENLDKSQLKIGIWGGNVVLENLRVKENALSDFDVPFKVKAGQIGKLTLKIPWKNLYNDAVVATLDGLYLLVVPGATIKFDAAKEERHQQEAKQRELQRIEEALQMAARREKPQEEKKDTLMEKLATQVIKNLQVKISSIHLRFEDDLSDPEHPLSVGVTLSELSLLTTDENWKSCILNEAAKIIYKLGRLECLCAYWNVNSPIFYKGSWEEIVTQLKSGISSSDQQLHHYQYIFKPIFASAKMCINPNAELELKTPKAKLHLEVQNIALEMTKPQYLSMVDLLESINCMVKNAPYRKFRPEVSVHKNTKLWWRYGLDSILEVHIRRYSRMWSWSNIRLHRENLKKYKSVFKTKLSQGKSSPDTERRIQELEKVLDVFNITLARQQAQMEVIRSGQKVVAKKVTGGQKQGGGFFGSLFGRKAKKEEQEQEESKDTESSGLDELMTTDEKEKLYSAIGYSGSSHSLTLPKQYVAVVVSFQLLRTSVTLRELPDVPEILKIQMIDLSTKISQRPGAQAIRVEAALEHWYVTGLLQQGAIPSLIASVGDSSSSLLNVVFELNPEESAADQLIRVQSQPVEIIYDALTVNSMVEFFQTGKGVDLEVLTSATLSKLEEIKEKTATGLSHIIETRKVLDLRIDLKPSYLLIPKSGFYSDESDLIIVDFGSLQLNSVDQSSFSSSSSSFSSLEEIMDRAYERFNVELRRVQVLYSKSGEAWKSARLQGSSLQHILQPMDFTLHLAKCMVAKDARMPRFKVSGELPLLHVKISDQKIQNVWELVQSIPLPDMGSSPSTPTEKVRSLADVRTRALSLPPALLDAMETDSDEDVSEKSTDEDLQRSALEELIDLHFQFEVKEVLLELTRQEDEEKTVLSLSVCQLGAEGKRRSFDLSATSYLRSVTLDYCGGPNFNQCLLSECQEDDRTRPLHLISSSEQKSSNLLKVEFIKADPKGPSFQTLFDNTEQTLKVEFSSLDFLLHTKALLSTINYLNSALPSDLSTARDRDSKKQVERTGPGRTVSKGVKDGGVYSFKLFAVLGCFHVEVCDDRCSIADIRVQGIDASVLVQAKETEVFARLRDIVVTDVNLKTVHRKAVSIMGEEVFSFKLVLWPGATEGDGYRDMSKVDGKVSMRLGCINIVYLHKFLMSLLMFVDNFQTAKEALSAATAQAAEKAVSSVRDFAQKSFRLSMDIKLKAPLIIIPQSSTSQNAVVVDLGLITVENSFSLLPVEGFSLPAVVEKMNVKLTQLKLSRTVLRPDSSQLISSDIEILQPINLELLVTRNLAASWFTEIPAVQVQGVLRSLDMSLSEEDLGVLMKILVENIGEGSKEHDMDVKSRAAQERAVLAEQQVEVMSPQSGSAVTPPTIGGPTENIINVLLNFEIKEVLLTLKKPREKTETPFLVLHAAHLGIDTKVRKYDMCATTYIKKITMKCLEFKDSSGEPLCLVSSSVESGAELLKVQYFKADRSAPNFSTNYKNTEQMMNVTFTSLNFLLHTEALLSAIDFLSTALMSDSMMSSERDVKPKTDEKTPSAKSTATMSPADSDVIDLKVMMSLGAFNVLVCDQSCNMADIKIQGVQGSLVKQGAQTFISARLRDVVVLDVDSQTIHSKAVSIVGDEVFSFSMSLTPNATEGAGYTDTSQTDGRVKLNVGCIQVVYLHKFFMSLLNFSSNFQTAKEALSAATVQAAEKAASSVRDFAKKTFRLSMDIKLKAPLIVVPQSSTSQNALVMDLGLITVGNSFSLLPVDGCPLPAVVDNMDVELTQLKLSRTCLDLESGRPSIELLEPVNLHLNIKRNLAASWYKKMAAVEIDGDLKPMMVELSQEDLKVLLRILMENLGEAGSRQPTAPKQEEISLPVRAAGAPPAGVVKTSVSTSEEEDEDLESLKFQFNIESLGLVLYSDDPQQPLQLQHLENLRLGEFTLRSLKTSGGMFASGSMEVTTVLTDCTLDDLRSGMDRVTSRMVRRRDERSSETMIDVTYRQSAAQREVVAVLQKLYVCVSVEFLMAVADFFLQALPQDSALTSASAPGDRLVLRQTAEPRADTKTAGAVRTRLRAVVVDPEVVFVASLMKADAPALVASFQCDFNLQLEGDRSQNMKTNLRELKVLACPFIRNEAGKAVTTVLKPCSVVLETRTHPNRPLSGSVTVEEVIVKISPFIINTVMTITAAMTPKQPDEQSPDAVGVTDLWSVMNIYDCNYWFLGVDQAIEVTESFTEPDGRNQGESFAAEVKVVQVTLESGLGHQTVPLLLAESSFSGSAKNWSSLLQLKANMTLEVNYFNEIHAVWEPLIERVDGGSRRWNLELEMKNNLLQDKSPVHGDDFVILPEPRTAIHICSKDTMNVTVSQSSLNVFHNLTKAFSEGTASTFDPYLKEKAPFTIRNCLGIPLIVQHSATLRLVGVSSQGKLHELAVDQSVDLEHAMFRPSSRGKLSALQRQESCLFHLTIVPSGYSEITSVAVDKPGRRLYNVRGPMLQEAVSVLLQIDAAEGNKVVTIRSPLQIKNHFSVPFTVLRYCPASRGLEQVGQAEPGTEFHVALETYRCQLFVRPAGPLDGQYGASSTCVSWKEQVHRSSEVRSLLQCPAADSSLLPLMVTTLAVPDDLRHIASHGEDDWDPAYIVHLHPVATLRNLLPYTLRYMMESSADSYELQEGGTSDLLNARVSGEIMSLVLMRYQGRDWHGHVRIRQDMPEFFNLTLTCDSDGSLTVDVSVHVTRTTSTLLLSLFSPYWIINKTSRVLQYRAEDVSVKHPADFRDIVLFSFRKKTVFSKSKLQLSVSTSSWSDGFSLDTVGSYGCVRCPNDNMDFLVGVSIQLSSFNLTRIVTMSPFFTLVNKSSYELEVGEVLPTSTRWHYISSTECLPLWPENPSGKLCVRVVGSESASKFLFFNRQDSGTLMSLDMCVGIIVDVSISDHSTVISFTDYYDGAAPALMINHTPWVTISFRQSGSTVAHELKPGQARRFVWDDPAGVRTLSWSCMEHSGELDLLKDDVGQFSYDSLSQVHWVSFLDGRQRVVLFTEDVAVVSKARQAEELEQFQQEVKVSLQNLGLSLINNTNQQEIAYVGITSSGVVWEMKPKNRWKPFSQKNINLLEKLYQSQLSSKTEGGWVRLESSLEVNLSSAIMMMRQPISCQVRRNFLSGIQVEYKQSLHQRSLRAQLHWLQVDNQLPGAIFPIVFHPVSPPKSIALDSEPKPFIDVSIITRFNQHSNVMQFKYFMALVQEMAVKLDQGFLGAILALFAPAADPQANKQKSRLLDRDLQLLQAELMEASLSDTSGLSFFEHFHISPIKLHLSLSLGSSGDDVSQEPAAVQSLNLLLKSLGASLTDVDDLIFKLAFFEVKFQFYRREKLMWAVVRHYTEQFLRQMYVLVLGLDVLGNPFGLIRGLSEGVEAFFYEPIQGAVQGPEEFAEGLVIGVRSLLGHTVGGAAGMVSRITGSVGKGLAAITMDKEYQQKRREEMNRPSKDFGASLAKGGKGLLKGVVGGFTGIVTKPVEGAKKEGAAGFFKGIGKGLVGVVARPTGGIVDMASSTFQGIQRVAESTEEVTRLRPVRLIREDGIIRPYDLTESQGFDLFQRSQIKQLDGEVFRRHCLYPGHSKTNIIITNRRVMCVKEINFVGHFNKEWECLFENFYRPPAVTGSELNLYCREQQKLKLPKRDEESVRKLQLRDTNTAQALQAAISDAQAAQKQHRMARQKSQRFLKPDNKQ, encoded by the exons cgatcAAGTTCGATGCGGCGAAGGAGGAGCGTCACCAGCAGGAGGCGAAGCAGCGAGAGCTGCAGCGCATCGAGGAGGCGTTACAGATGGCTGCACGCAGAG AAAAAcctcaggaggagaaaaaagacacGTTAATGGAAAAACTGGCGACTCAGGTTATTAAAAACCTGCAGGTGAAGATCAGCAGCATCCACCTGCGCTTTGAGGACGAC CTGTCGGACCCAGAGCACCCCCTCTCTGTGGGAGTGACCCTGTCCGAGCTCAGCCtactg ACGACTGATGAGAACTGGAAGTCGTGTATCCTTAACGAAGCAGCAAAGATCATCTATAAG CTCGGGCGTCTCGAGTGTCTCTGTGCCTACTGGAACGTCAACAGTCCCATATTTTACAAAGGATCATGGGAGGAAATTGTG actcAGTTGAAGTCTGGGATCAGCAGCTCAGACCAGCAGCTCCATCACTACCAATACA TTTTCAAGCCGATCTTTGCTTCGGCTAAAATGTGCATCAACCCAAACgcggagctggagctgaaaaCCCCGAAAGCAAAGCTCCACCTGGAGGTTCAGAACATCGCCCTAGAGATGACCAAACCACAG TACCTGTCCATGGTGGATCTGCTGGAGTCTATCAACTGTATGGTGAAGAACGCCCCCTACAGGAAGTTCAGGCCTGAAGTCTCTGTTcacaaaaacaccaaactctg gTGGAGGTACGGCCTCGACAGCATCCTGGAGGTCCACATCCGGCGCTACAGTCGCATGTGGTCCTGGTCCAACATCAGACTCCACAGAGAGAACCTGAAGAAGTACAAGTCCGTCTTCAAGACCAAACTGAGTCAGGGCAAGTCCAGTCCGGACACAGAGCGACGCATCCAG gagctggagaaagtTCTGGACGTGTTCAACATCACTTTGGCTCGACAGCAGGCTCAGATGGAG GTGATCAGGTCCGGGCAGAAGGTGGTGGCGAAGAAAGTGACGGGGGGGCAGAAGCAGGGGGGAGGTTTCTTCGGCAGCTTGTTTGGGAGAAAGGCTAAAAAGGAggaacaggagcaggaggagagcaaGGACACGGAGA GTTCAGGACTCGACGAACTCATGACGACTGACGAGAAGGAAAAACTCTACTCGGCCATCGGGTACAGCGGCAGCTCCCACAGCCTGACGCTGCCCAAGCAG TACGTAGCCGTGGTCGTCAGCTTCCAGCTGTTGAGGACGTCGGTGACTCTCAGAGAACTGCCGGACGTCCCAGAGATCCTGAAGATCCAAATGATCGACCTCAGCACCAAGATATCTCAGAGACCTGGAGCTCAGGCCATCAG GGTGGAGGCGGCTCTGGAGCACTGGTATGTTACTGGTTTGCTGCAGCAGGGGGCGATACCTTCTCTCATCGCCTCAGTCGGAGactcctcctcgtctctgctCAACGTCGTGTTTGAGTTGAACCCAGAGGAGAGCGCCGCCGACCAGCTGATCAGGGTCCAATCACAGCCGGTGGAGATCATCTACGACGCG CTGACAGTGAACAGCATGGTGGAGTTCTTTCAGACGGGGAAAGGTGTCGACCTCGAGGTCCTGACCTCGGCCACTCTCTCAAAACTGGAGGAGATCAAAGAGAAAACAGCCACAG GTTTGTCTCACATCATTGAGACCAGAAAGGTTCTGGACCTGAGGATTGACCTGAAGCCGTCCTACCTGCTGATCCCAAAGTCTGGCTTCTACAGCGACGAGTCGGACCTCATCATCGTGGACTTTGGCAGCTTACAG ttgaaCAGCGTGGATCAGAGCAGCTTTAGTTCGTCTTCATCGTCCTTCTCGTCTCTAGAGGAGATCATGGATCGAGCCTATGAGAGATTCAACGTAGAGCTGAGACGAGTCCAGGTCCTGTACAGCAAGTcag GTGAGGCGTGGAAGTCGGCTCGTCTTCAGGGTTCCTCACTTCAACACATCCTCCAACCGATGGACTTCACCCTCCACCTGGCGAAGTGCATGGTGGCCAAAGACGCCAGGATGCCCAG GTTCAAGGTGTCTGGGGAACTGCCGCTGCTTCATGTAAAGATTTCCGATCAGAAAATCCAGAACGTTTGGGAGCTGGTCCAAAGCATCCCCCTCCCAGACAtgggctcctccccctccacccccacagAGAAG GTTCGGTCATTGGCTGACGTCAGAACACGAGCGCTCAGcctcccccccgccctcctGGACGCCATGGAAACCG ACTCTGATGAAGACGTCAGTGAGAAGTCGACTGATGAAGACCTGCAGCGCTCGGCTCTGGAGGAACTGATCGACCTTCACTTCCAGTTCGAGGTCAAAGAG gtgctgctggagctgacgcggcaggaggacgaggagaaaaCCGTCTTGTCCCTCAGTGTCTGTCAGCTCGGGGCTGAAGGGAAGAGGCGGAGCTTCGACCTGAGCGCCACCTCATACCTGCGCAGCGTCACACTGGACTACTGTGGAGGTCCGAACTTTAACCAGTGTTTGTTATCTGAATGTCAAGAAG acgaCAGGACTCGTCCtctccacctgatcagttcttcagaGCAGAAGAGTTCAAACCTGCTGAAGGTCGAGTTCATCAAG GCTGACCCCAAAGGTCCGAGCTTCCAGACTCTGTTCGACAACACTGAGCAGACACTGAAG GTGGAGTTTTCCTCTCTGGACTTCCTCCTTCACACTAAAGCTCTGCTCTCGACCATCAACTACCTGAACAGCGCCCTGCCGTCAGATCTCAGCACCGCCCGGGACCGAGACTCCAAGAAACAGGTGGAGAGGACAGGACCGGGACGGACAG TGTCTAAAGGAGTCAAAGATGGCGGCGTCTACAGCTTCAAGCTGTTTGCTGTGTTGGGTTGTTTCCACGTGGAGGTGTGTGACGACCGCTGCAGCATCGCTGACATCAGAGTCCAAG gaaTCGATGCGTCAGTGTTGGTGCAGGCGAAGGAGACCGAGGTGTTCGCCCGACTCCGAGACATCGTGGTCACAGACGTCAACCTGAAAACCGTCCACAGGAAG GCTGTGTCCATCATGGGTGAAGAGGTGTTCAGCTTCAAACTGGTGTTGTGGCCGGGGGCGACGGAGGGGGACGGCTACAGAGACATGTCCAAGGTGGACGGGAAGGTCTCCATGCGTCTGGGCTGCATCAACATCGTCTACCTGCACAAGTTCCTCATGTCGCTGCTG ATGTTTGTAGACAACTTCCAGACGGCTAAAGAAGCTCTGAGCGCCGCCACGGCTCAGGCAGCAGAGAAGGCGGTGTCCAGCGTTCGGGACTTTGCCCAGAAGAGCTTTCGTCTGTCCATGGACATCAAGCTGAAGGCGCCACTCATCATCATCCCCCAGTCCTCCACCTCCCAGAATGCAGTTGTGGTGGATCTAGGTCTGATCACGGTGGAaaacagcttctctctgcttcctgttgaagGTTTCTCTCTGCCGGCCGTGGTGGAGAAGATGAATGTGAAGCTGACGCAGCTGAAACTCTCCAG aACCGTTCTGAGGCCGGACTCCTCTCAGCTCATCTCCTCAGACATCGAGATCCTTCAGCCAATCAACTTGGAGCTGCTCGTCACCAGGAACCTCGCAGCTTCCTGGTTCACAGAGATCCCCGCGGTCCAGGTCCAGGGAGTCCTGCGCTCGCTGGAC atGAGTCTGAGTGAGGAAGACCTCGGCGTGCTGATGAAGATCCTGGTTGAGAACATCGGTgaaggaagcaaagagcacGACATGGACGTCAAAAGTCGGGCGGCTCAAG AGAGGGCGGTGCTTGctgagcagcaggtggaggtgaTGTCACCACAGTCGGGATCTGCTGTGACCCCGCCCACCATTGGAGGTCCaactgaaaacatcatcaaCGTCCTGCTGAACTTTGAAATCAAAGAG GTGCTGTTGACCCTGAAGAAGCCCAGAGAGAAGACGGAGACGCCCTTCCTCGTCCTCCACGCCGCTCACCTGGGCATCGACACCAAAGTCAGGAAGTACGACATGTGTGCCACCACGTACATCAAGAAGATCACCATGAAGTGCCTGGAGTTCAAAG ACTCGAGTGGCGAGCCGCTGTGTCTGGTCAGCTCGTCGGTGGAGTCCGGAGCCGAGCTGCTCAAAGTGCAGTACTTCAAG gcCGATCGTTCTGCACCAAACTTCTCCACCAACTACAAGAACACGGAGCAGATGATGAAT GTGACCTTCACCTCTCTGAACTTCCTGCTTCACACTGAGGCTCTGCTCTCTGCCATCGACTTCCTGTCCACTGCCCTGATGTCTGACAGCATGATGTCCTCTGAGAGAGACGTCAAACCAAAGACAGACGAAAAGACGCCTTCTGCCAAGTCCA cTGCCACGAtgtcacctgcagacagtgATGTCATCGACCTGAaggtgatgatgtcactggGGGCCTTCAATGTGCTAGTGTGTGACCAGAGCTGCAACATGGCCGACATCAAGATCCAGG GTGTTCAGGGATCTTTAGTGAAACAAGGAGCTCAGACGTTTATCTCAGCTCGACTCCGAGACGTCGTCGTCCTGGATGTGGATTCTCAAACCATCCACAGCAAG GCTGTCTCCATAGTGGGGGACGAGGTCTTCAGCTTCTCCATGAGTCTGACTCCGAACGCCACCGAGGGCGCCGGCTACACCGACACGTCTCAGACCGACGGCCGAGTGAAGCTGAACGTCGGCTGCATCCAGGTGGTTTATCTGCACAAGTTCTTCATGTCTCTGCTG AACTTCAGCAGCAACTTCCAGACGGCGAAAGAAGCTCTGAGCGCGGCCACGGTTCAGGCGGCGGAGAAGGCGGCTTCCAGCGTTCGAGACTTTGCTAAGAAGACTTTCCGCCTGTCGATGGACATCAAGCTGAAGGCGCCACTCATCGTCGTCCCCCAGTCCTCCACCTCCCAGAATGCACTGGTGATGGACCTGGGTCTGATCACGGTGGGTAacagcttctctctgcttcctgtggaCGGGTGTCCCCTGCCGGCGGTCGTGGACAACATGGACGTGGAGCTGACGCAGCTCAAACTGTCGAG GACCTGTTTGGACCTGGAGTCCGGTCGACCCAGCATCGAGCTGCTGGAACCCGTCAACCTGCACCTGAACATCAAGAGGAACCTCGCTGCTTCCTGGTACAAGAAGATGGCGGCTGTGGAGATCGACGGAGACCTGAAGCCCATGATG GTGGAGCTAAGTCAGGAGGACCTGAAGGTGCTGCTTCGGATCCTGATGGAGAATCTGGGAGAGGCTGGGAGTCGGCAGCCGACCGCCCCAAAGCAGGAGGAGATCAGTCTGCCTGTCCGAGCAGCgggagcgccccctgcag GTGTTGTGAAGACGAGTGTGAGCAcgagtgaagaagaggatgaagatctGGAGTCTCTCAAGTTCCAGTTCAACATCGAGTCTCTTGGTCTGGTTCTGTACAGCGACGACCCACAGCAG cctctccagctccagcacctgGAGAACCTCAGACTGGGCGAGTTCACCCTCCGGTCCCTGAAGACGTCGGGGGGGATGTTTGCCAGCGGCAGCATGGAGGTGACCACGGTGCTGACGGACTGCACGCTGGACGACCTGAGGTCCGGCATGGACAGGGTGACCTCACG CATGGTGAGACGGAGGGACGAGAGGAGCTCGGAGACGATGATCGACGTGACGTACCGGCAGAGCGCCGCCCAGCGGGAGGTGGTGGCGGTTCTGCAGAAGCTCTACGTGTGTGTCAGCGTGGAGTTCCTCATGGCCGTGGCAGATTTCTTCCTGCAGGCTCTGCCACAGGATTCAGCTCTGACCAGCGCCTCAGCACCAGGGGACAGACTGGTGCTGAGACAGACTGCAGAGCCCCGAGCCGACACCAAGACCG CCGGCGCGGTCCGGACCCGTCTGCGGGCGGTGGTCGTGGACCCGGAGGTGGTGTTCGTGGCCAGCCTGATGAAGGCCGACGCCCCCGCCCTGGTGGCCTCCTTTCAGTGCGACTTCAACCTCCAGCTCGAAGGCGACAGATCCCAGAACATGAAGACAAACCTGAGGGAGCTGAAGGTCCTCGCGTGTCCGTTCATCAGAAACGAGGCGGGCAAAGCCGTCACCACC GTGTTGAAACCCTGCTCCGTGGTTTTGGAAACCAGAACTCACCCCAACCGACCGCTGAGCGGCTCAGTGACGGTGGAGGAAGTCATCGTCAAG ATCTCTCCGTTCATCATCAACACGGTGATGACCATCACTGCCGCCATGACGCCGAAGCAGCCTGACGAGCAGAGTCCAGACGCGGTGGGAGTCACTGACCTGTGGTCAGTCATGAACATCTATGACTGTAACTACTGGTTCCTGGGAGTGGACCAGGCCATCGAGGTCACCGAGAGCTTCACAGAGCCCGACGGGCGCAACCAGGGAGAGAGCTTTGCCGCAGAGGTCAAG GTGGTGCAGGTGACTCTGGAGTCTGGGCTGGGTCACCAGACCGTCCCTCTGCTGCTGGCCGAGTCCTCCTTCAGCGGATCGGCCAAAAACTGgtcttctctgctgcagctgaaagcCAACATGACGCTGGAG GTGAACTACTTCAATGAGATCCACGCCGTGTGGGAGCCTCTGATCGAACGAGTCGACGGCGGCAGCAGGAGATGGAACCTGGAGCTGGAG aTGAAGAACAACCTGCTGCAGGACAAGAGTCCAGTTCATGGAGACGACTTTGTGATTCTTCCTGAACCTCGAACAGCGATTCACATCTGCTCCAAAGACACCATGAACGTCACCGTGTCCCAGAGCAGCCTCAACGTCTTCCACAACCTCACCAAG GCATTCTCTGAGGGCACGGCCTCCACTTTTGACCCGTATCTGAAGGAGAAGGCCCCCTTCACCATCAGGAACTGTCTGGGGATCCCTCTCATCGTGCAGCACAGCGCCACCCTCAGGCTGGTGGGAGTATCATCACAGGGGAAACTTCACGAGCTGGCGGTGGATCAGAGCGTGGACCTGGAGCACGCCATGTTCCGTCCGTCCTCACGAGGGAAACTGTCGGCGCTGCAGCGGCAGGAGAGCTGCCTGTTCCACCTCACCATAG tTCCCAGCGGGTACAGCGAGATCACCAGCGTGGCCGTGGACAAACCAGGTCGTCGTCTCTACAACGTCCGCGGTCCGATGCTGCAGGAGGCGGTTTCTGTTCTGCTGCAGATCGACGCCGCCGAGGGAAACAAGGTCGTCACCATCCGCTCGCCGCTGCAG ATCAAAAATCACTTCTCTGTGCCGTTCACCGTCCTGAGGTACTGTCCAGCGTCCCGCGGCCTGGAGCAAGTGGGACAGGCCGAGCCGGGGACAGAGTTTCATGTTGCACTAGAAACATACAG GTGTCAGCTGTTTGTCCGTCCAGCCGGTCCACTCGATGGACAGTACGGTGCGTCCTCCACCTGCGTGTCCTGGAAGGAGCAGGTCCACCGCAGCTCCGAGGTGCGTTCACTGCTGCAGTGTCCTGCGGCGGACAGCAGCCTGCTGCCGCTCATGGTCACCACGCTGGCCGTCCCAGACGACCTGAGACACATCGCCAGCCACGGAGAGGACGACTGGGACCCGGCCTACATCGTCCACCTCCACCCGGTGGCCACGCTGCGCAACCTGCTGCCCTACACGCTCCGCTACATGATGGAG AGCTCCGCGGACTCGTACGAGCTTCAGGAAGGTGGAACCTCCGACCTCCTGAACGCTCGTGTCTCAGGTGAGATCATGTCTCTGGTGCTGATGAGGTATCAGGGTCGCGACTGGCACGGACACGTCCGCATCAGGCAAGACATGCCGGAGTTCTTCAACCTGACTCTCACCTGCGACTCGGACGGCAGCCTGACGGTGGACGTGAGCGTGCACGTGACGAGGACCACGAGCACGCTGCTGCTGTCGCTCTTCAGCCCGTACTGGATCATCAACAAGACGTCTCGCGTGCTGCAGTACCGAGCCGAGGACGTCAGCGTCAAGCACCCGGCGGACTTCAGGGACATCGTCCTGTTCTCCTTCAGGAAGAAGACTGTGTTCAGTAAGAGCAAG ctgcagctctctgtctccaccagctcctggtCTGATGGTTTCTCCCTCGACACCGTGGGAAGTTACGGTTGTGTCCGTTGTCCTAACGACAACATGGACTTTCTG GTGGGCGTCAGTATCCAGCTGAGCAGCTTCAACCTGACGAGGATCGTCACCATGAGTCCGTTCTTCACTCTCGTCAACAAGTCTTCCTACGAGCTGGAAGTGGGAGAGGTCCTCCCCACGTCCACCAGGTGGCACTACATCTCCTCCACAGAG tgccTCCCCCTGTGGCCGGAGAACCCCTCTGGGAAGTTGTGCGTCCGTGTGGTCGGATCTGAATCCGCCTCCAAGTTTCTGTTCTTCAACCGACAGGACAGTGGCACGCTGATGAGCCTGGACATG tgtGTTGGAATCATCGTGGACGTCAGCATCTCCGATCACTCAACTGTGATAAGCTTCACTGATTATTATGATGGAGCCGCTCCTGCCCTGATGATCAACCACACACCCTGGGTCACCATCAGCTTcagacagag CGGCTCGACGGTGGCTCATGAGCTGAAACCGGGTCAGGCGCGGCGGTTTGTGTGGGACGACCCGGCGGGCGTCCGAACCCTCAGCTGGAGCTGCATGGAGCATTCAGGAGAACTGGACCTGCTGAAG GACGATGTGGGTCAGTTCTCCTACGACAGCCTGTCCCAGGTCCACTGGGTGTCCTTCCTGGACGGACGGCAGCGGGTGGTGCTGTTCACCGAGGACGTGGCTGTGGTGTCGAAGGCTCGTCAGgccgaggagctggagcagtttcaacaggaagtgaaagtgTCTCTGCAGAACCTCGGACTGTCTCTCATCAACAACACCAATCAACAGGAGATCGCTTACGTTGGCATCACCAG CTCGGGCGTTGTTTGGGAGATGAAGCCGAAGAATCGTTGGAAACCGTTCAGTCAGAAAAACATCAACCTTCTGGAGAAACTGTACCAGAGTCAGCTGAGCAGCAAGACAGAGGGAGGCTGGGTCCGACTGGAGAGCAgcctggag GTGAACCTCAGCAGCGCCATCATGATGATGCGTCAGCCGATTTCCTGTCAGGTGAGGAGGAACTTCCTGTCTGGGATCCAGGTGGAGTACAAACAGTCGCTGCATCAACGCAGCCTGAGAGCTCAGCTGCACTGGTTACAG GTGGATAATCAGCTTCCTGGTGCGATCTTCCCGATCGTCTTTCATCCAGTTTCTCCTCCAAAATCCATCGCTCTTGATTCAG AGCCGAAGCCGTTCATCGACGTGTCCATCATCACCAGGTTCAACCAGCACAGTAACGTCATGCAGTTCAA GTATTTCATGGCTCTGGTTCAGGAGATGGCGGTGAAGCTGGATCAGGGTTTCCTAGGAGCCATCTTGGCTCTATTTGCTCCAGCTGCTGACCCCCAGGCCAACAAGCAGAAG TCCCGGCTGCTGGACAGagatctgcagctgctgcaggccgAGCTGATGGAGGCTTCGCTCAGCGACACGTCGGGACTGAGCTTCTTCGAACATTTCCACATCTCCCCCATCAAG ctccacctcagTCTGTCTCTGGGCTCCAGCGGGGACGATGTCTCTCAGGAACCAGCAGCTGTTCAGTCTCTGAACTTGTTGTTGAAAAGTCTCGGAGCTTCGCTGACGGACGTCGACGACCTCATCTTCAA ACTGGCATTCTTCGAGGTGAAGTTTCAGTTCTACCGCAGAGAGAAGCTGATGTGGGCCGTGGTCCGACACTACACCGAGCAG TTCCTGAGGCAGATGTACGTTCTGGTTCTGGGTCTGGACGTCTTGGGAAATCCGTTCGGACTGATCCGAGGTCTGTCTGAGGGAGTGGAGGCCTTCTTCTACGAACCTATCCAG GGAGCCGTTCAGGGTCCAGAGGAGTTTGCTGAAGGTTTAGTGATCGGCGTTCGCAGCCTGTTGGGTCACACTGTCG GGGGAGCTGCAGGGATGGTGTCCAGGATCACGGGCTCGGTGGGTAAAGGTCTGGCTGCCATCACGATGGATAAAGAGTATCAACAGAAACGGCGAGAGGAGATGAACCGGCCGTCCAAAGACTTCGGAGCGAGTTTGGCTAAAGGAGGAAAAGGACTGTTGAAG GGAGTCGTGGGTGGATTCACCGGCATCGTCACCAAACCTGTGGAAG GGGCGAAGAAGGAGGGCGCCGCCGGCTTCTTTAAAGGAATCGGTAAAGGTTTGGTGGGCGTGGTCGCGCGGCCGACAGGCGGCATCGTGGACATGGCGAGCAGCACCTTCCAGGGCATCCAGAG aGTGGCAGAGTCAACAGAGGAAGTGACCAGACTTCGCCCGGTGCGTCTGATCCGGGAGGACGGGATCATTCGACCTTACGACCTGACGGAGTCTCAGGGCTTTGATCTTTTCCAG CGTTCACAAATCAAACAGCTGGACGGAGAAGTTTTCAGACGTCACTGTCTCTATCCTGGACACAGCAAgaccaacatcatcatcaccaacaG gAGAGTCATGTGCGTGAAGGAGATCAACTTTGTCGGCCATTTTAACAAAGAGTGGGAGTGTTTGTTTGAGAACTTCTATCGTCCTCCGGCCGTGACGGGATCTGAGCTGAACCTCTACTGCAGG GAGCAGCAGAAGTTAAAGTTGCCAAAGAGAGATGAGGAGTCGGTGAGGAAACTTcagctcagagacacaaacactgctcag GCGCTGCAAGCGGCCATTTCTGACGCTCAGGCGGCGCAGAAGCAGCATCGAATGGCGAGACAGAAATCACAGCGCTTCCTGAAACCGGACAACAAGCAgtga